One window from the genome of Lonchura striata isolate bLonStr1 chromosome 24, bLonStr1.mat, whole genome shotgun sequence encodes:
- the TNFRSF1B gene encoding tumor necrosis factor receptor superfamily member 1B, which translates to MLLGPIPAMLLGPIPAMLLGPIPALLPVLLPGPIPALIGAAAGREYSLPYTPRFAQCNNPSTEFYHEELNKCCSQCPPGQYRTGSCSHTVDTKCSPCRPKTYTAIWNHSPQCFACSPPCRKGLVQNQTCTRSQDRICSCPPHKYCVSKLDEYCELCRTHKKCGKGYRVSRRGTDSTDTECKPCPPGTFSPEESYTTSCTPHTICKSVAVPGNSRNDTVCSDSGTATVLPHTVLNLLLTQSSASHKPEIVTRAVTLNSVPDLSHITGAVAGPLLLVLIIAILGYCVVSKKKALVYSAAATEADLPFPPPEKQCDKEVRDTEWQNSRSSEQEQQHLLETSGSSSSVLNTTGSATISAISKKNYEKKNPGGFQQQHSPPEGPKFQSGDRHSSVSSEHSGSGGTQVNVTCIVKFCRADCSSQCPEQTGSARRDYGHASCYSPAGQETLLSKEENALNKKPEIHIAVDNEDNLLQDFLPEEKKVPLGIQDDGMKTS; encoded by the exons ATGCTCCTGGGACCGATCCCGGCGATGCTCCTGGGTCCAATCCCGGCGATGCTCCTGGGACCGATCCCGGCGCTGCTCCCGGTGCTGCTCCCGGGACCGATCCCGGCGCTGATCGGCGCCGCAGCCGGGCGG GAATATTCATTACCTTACACGCCACGGTTTGCACAATGCAACAATCCCAGCACTGAATTCTACCATGAAGAACTTAATAAATGCTGCAGCCAGTGCCCTCCAG gTCAGTATAGGACAGGGAGCTGCAGTCACACCGTGGACAccaagtgcagcccctgcagacCTAAAACTTACACAGCAATCTGGAATCATTCTCCACAGTGCTTTGCCTGCTCACCACCCTGCAGGAAAG GGCTTGTACAGAATCAAACATGCACTAGGTCCCAGGACAGAATCTGTAGCTGCCCACCCCACAAGTACTGTGTTTCCAAGCTGGACGAGTACTGTGAACTCTGTAGAACACATAAAAAATGTGGCAAAGGCTACCGGGTTTCCAGAAGAg GGACAGacagcacagacacagaatGCAAACCTTGTCCTCCTGGCACGTTTTCCCCTGAGGAATCCTACACCACCAGCTGCACACCCCATACCAT CTGTAAATCAGTGGCTGTTCCTGGGAACAGCAGGAATGACACTGTTTGCAGTGACTCAGGAACAGCCACAGTTCTGCCTCACACCGTTTTGAACCTACTTCTGACCCAAAGCTCAGCTTCCCACAAACCTGAGATAGTAACTCGAGCTGTCACGTTAAACTCTGTACCCGACCTGTCCCACATCACCG gagcAGTAGCAGGGCCACTGTTATTAGTCTTGATAATTGCTATTTTGGGGTATTGCGtagtctcaaaaaaaaaag CCCTTGTGTACTCGGCAGCAGCTACAGAAGCAGATTTG CCTTTTCCCCCTCCAGAAAAACAGTGTGACAAAGAAGTCAGAGATACAGAATGGCAGAACTCCAGGAGTTCTGAACAGGAACAACAGCATCTCTTGGAAACTTCTGGGTCCAGCAGTAGTGTCCTAAATACAACTGGGTCTGCAACCATCAGTGCAATAAGTAAAAAgaattatgaaaagaaaaacccagGAGGGTTTCAGCAGCAACATTCACCTCCCGAAGGTCCTAAATTCCAGAGTGGAGacagacacagctctgtgagTTCAG AACATTCTGGTAGTGGAGGAACGCAGGTGAATGTGACGTGCATTGTTAAATTCTGCAGAGCAgactgcagctcccagtgccccgAGCAGACTGGCTCAGCTCGCAGGGATTACGGGCACGCCTCCTGTTATTCCCCAGCAGGGCAAGAAACCCTCCTTTCCAAAGAAGAAAATGCCTTgaacaaaaaacctgaaattcaCATCGCAGTGGATAATGAGGACAATTTACTCCAAGATTTTCTTCCAGAAGAAAAGAAGGTTCCTCTGGGTATTCAAGATGATGGGATGAAAACCAGTTAA
- the TNFRSF8 gene encoding tumor necrosis factor receptor superfamily member 8 encodes MAACSLPLLLLLLQDVQTTQQTSLSPRHSCDTLENWFYDETSQNCCYQCPSGYVKKKACPQNPAEDCMTCGPDQYLSNKSQKPQCDACVSCPKELDLVEKQPCSFNSSRVCECRPGLFCQLRVVDSCSRCQPHSACRPGFGVKGRGTATNDVTCEECPPGTFSDQNSSTDICKPHTNCAKLNKVILRKGNATHDQVCLDQLPTYLTPSTLSVRFSNETNDFDLRMFKDNLVTSASGDLLSATTTENPSSTPEEKAGTSPTSAKGEMTTGGVVLWAVVLSVAVLLGGTLAFWKWKVCKKRILVLRRKPHLHSVIAHKYVLKSQGSDLVNKCAKIILTTDSGLEEEELIDRALPLETNNNLVSSTEKAQSVHRGVTDVTPSTGNAPDCPVDSRVRDHTNNRIEKLYIMKADTVIVGSVSEVPSGKNCALKGCESNLDAQESMEEELEMHYPEQETESFPGNDVMVPVEEEGKEFHHPTTATEK; translated from the exons ATGGCTGCCTGCAgcctgcctctgctcctgctgctgctccaggacgTCCAGACAACCCAACAG ACCTCATTAAGCCCACGCCATTCCTGTGATACACTAGAGAACTGGTTCTATGATGAAACTTCACAAAACTGCTGTTACCAGTGTCCCTCAG gctatGTTAAAAAGAAAGCATGTCCTCAGAATCCAGCTGAAGACTGCATGACATGTGGACCTGATCAGTATTTGAGCAATAAATCCCAAAAGCCACAATGTGATGCCTGTGTGTCATGCCCAAAAG AGCTGGACCTGGTGGAGaagcagccctgctccttcAATTCCAGCCGCGTGTGCGAGTGCCGGCCGGGGCTGTTCTGCCAGCTGCGGGTGGTGGACAGCTGCTCGCGCTGCCAGCCCCACTCTGCCTGCAGGCCTGGCTTCGGCGTCAAAGGCAGGG gCACCGCGACAAATGATGTCACTTGTGAAGAGTGCCCTCCTGGGACCTTCTCGGATCAAAACTCCAGCACAGACATCTGCAAACCCCACACCAA CTGTGCCAAGTTGAACAAAGTAATACTAAGGAAAGGAAATGCTACCCATGATCAAGTTTGCCTGGACCAGTTGCCCACTTACCTCACCCCAAGCACTTTGTCCGTGAGATTCAGCAATGAAACAAATGACTTTGACCTGAGGATGTTTAAGGACAACCTGGTGACCTCTGCTAGTGGTGACCTTCTAAGTGCCACAACAACTGAAAACCCCAGTTCAACTCCTGAGGAGAAAGCTGGCACTTCTCCCACCTCAGCCAAGGGGGAGATGACAACAGGAG gtgtcGTGCTTTGGGCAGTGGTTCTCTCTGTGGCAGTGCTTCTTGGGGGCACGCTGGCATTTTGGAAATGGAAGGTTTGCAAGAAGCGGATCCTCGTCCTCAGGAGGAAGC CACACCTGCATTCGGTCATCGCACACAAATACGTGCTCAAGTCTCAAG GTTCAGATCTCGTGAACAAATGTGCA AAGATCATACTGACCACTGACAGTGGGCTAGAAGAGGAGGAGTTAATTGACAGAGCCCTTCCTTTGGAAACCAACAATAACTTGGTgtccagcacagaaaaagccCAGAGTGTTCATCGGGGTGTGACTGATGTGACACCAAGCACTGGGAATGCCCCAGACTGCCCTGTGGATTCTCGAGTCAGAGACCACACAAATAACAGAATTG aaAAACTCTACATCATGAAGGCCGACACTGTTATCGTGGGCTCTGTTTCAGAAGTGCCCAGTGGCAAGAACTGTGCTCTTAAAGGATGTGAGAGTAACCTTGATGCCCAGGAAAGCATGGAAGAAGAATTGGAAATGCACTACCCAGAGCAGGAAACAGagtcttttccagggaatgatGTAATGGTTCCTGtggaagaggagggaaaggaatTTCACCACCCTACCACTGCCACTGAGAAGTGA